A section of the Flavobacterium sp. CG_23.5 genome encodes:
- a CDS encoding TolC family protein — protein sequence MNRLILITILAFAITAKSQEAKPLTLKDAITYALENKSDAKKAKLKVENGEYQIQEVRSRALPQISANGTLTYNPILQTTFLDAGSFGGEKGKTIQATFGQKWTSTAGLSLTQALFDQSVFTGLKAAKSTREFYQINEQLTEEQVIERVANNYYQVYVQRQKLTVLDSNYVNTNKVKNIIKGQFDNGLAKKIDLDRILVKISNISTQRQQVLNAVQLQENALKFYMGMPIETKIIIPVSQFEVSPQALSQAPNTETRTEYLLLKKQEQLLTYQKKADQAAYYPSLNLSAGYNYIGQGPKMPWGAKPADGVYWSDFSSIGLNLKVPIFSGFATRAKVRQADVTLRSLKEDIDDTKLGLDLAYENAKIQIDNSITIIANQKGNAQLAQDVLNNTRNNYVQGLASLTDLLDAENSLTEAQNNYTSAILDYKLAEIQLIKSKGELRSLINN from the coding sequence ATGAACAGATTAATATTAATAACCATCTTAGCTTTTGCGATTACAGCAAAATCTCAAGAAGCAAAGCCGTTGACATTGAAAGATGCAATCACCTATGCTTTAGAAAATAAATCAGATGCGAAAAAAGCGAAACTGAAAGTAGAAAACGGAGAATACCAAATACAAGAGGTACGATCTAGAGCATTACCTCAAATTTCGGCAAACGGAACATTAACGTACAACCCGATTTTGCAAACGACTTTTCTGGATGCAGGTTCTTTTGGTGGTGAAAAAGGAAAAACAATTCAGGCTACTTTTGGACAAAAATGGACTTCAACCGCCGGATTATCATTGACTCAAGCACTTTTTGATCAATCTGTTTTTACCGGTTTAAAAGCGGCAAAATCAACGAGGGAGTTTTATCAAATAAACGAACAGTTGACGGAAGAACAAGTAATTGAAAGAGTGGCGAATAACTATTATCAAGTATATGTTCAAAGACAAAAATTGACTGTTCTTGACAGTAATTATGTTAACACCAATAAAGTTAAGAACATTATTAAAGGACAATTTGATAATGGTCTGGCTAAAAAAATAGACTTAGACCGAATTTTAGTAAAAATATCGAACATCAGCACCCAACGCCAACAGGTTTTGAATGCCGTTCAGTTACAAGAAAATGCTTTGAAATTTTACATGGGAATGCCAATTGAAACAAAAATCATAATTCCCGTATCTCAATTTGAAGTTTCACCTCAAGCCTTATCTCAAGCCCCAAATACAGAGACTAGAACAGAGTATTTGCTTTTGAAAAAACAAGAACAGTTATTAACCTATCAGAAAAAAGCAGATCAAGCGGCTTATTACCCATCGCTTAACCTTTCTGCTGGTTACAATTACATAGGTCAAGGTCCAAAAATGCCTTGGGGTGCAAAACCAGCTGATGGCGTTTATTGGTCTGATTTCTCTTCGATTGGTTTGAACTTAAAAGTGCCGATTTTTTCAGGATTTGCAACACGAGCAAAAGTGAGACAAGCAGATGTAACTTTGAGATCTTTGAAAGAAGACATCGACGACACAAAATTAGGTCTTGATTTGGCTTATGAAAATGCCAAAATACAAATTGACAATAGCATAACTATCATTGCAAACCAAAAAGGTAATGCTCAATTGGCTCAAGATGTTTTAAACAATACCCGAAATAATTACGTGCAAGGATTGGCTTCTTTAACTGATTTATTGGATGCCGAAAACTCATTGACAGAAGCACAAAACAATTACACGTCTGCAATATTAGATTACAAACTA
- a CDS encoding TetR/AcrR family transcriptional regulator: MKEKIISKASDMFLKLGFKSITMDDIAGEMCISKKTIYKYFCNKEILIEESTEAIHKEIHQIIDNIIVKNYNAIEENFEIRKMFKEMFQSSDNSPIYQLRKHYPEIYDKVMAREISECNSVFRINIEKGIEQGLYRESIHIDRYTNFYYHLIFSIKESTSSEKESQKIELEALEYHTRAMATPNGIIELEKNLLNLNIS, translated from the coding sequence ATGAAAGAAAAAATTATATCAAAAGCAAGCGACATGTTTTTAAAACTTGGTTTTAAAAGCATTACCATGGATGATATTGCAGGAGAAATGTGCATTTCTAAAAAAACAATTTATAAATATTTCTGTAATAAAGAAATCCTTATTGAAGAAAGTACAGAAGCAATTCACAAAGAAATTCATCAAATTATTGATAATATCATAGTTAAAAATTACAATGCCATTGAGGAAAATTTCGAGATAAGAAAAATGTTCAAAGAGATGTTTCAATCCTCTGATAATTCCCCTATTTATCAATTAAGAAAACATTATCCTGAAATATATGATAAGGTAATGGCACGAGAAATAAGCGAATGCAACAGTGTTTTTAGAATTAATATTGAAAAAGGAATTGAACAAGGACTGTACCGAGAAAGCATTCATATTGATCGCTACACCAATTTTTATTATCATCTTATTTTTAGCATTAAAGAAAGCACCAGTTCCGAAAAAGAATCACAAAAAATAGAACTTGAAGCTTTAGAATATCACACTAGAGCCATGGCTACACCAAATGGAATTATTGAATTGGAAAAAAATTTACTAAACCTTAATATATCATAA
- a CDS encoding YceI family protein, whose protein sequence is MKTKWTIDSSQSDVLIKNRHSTIAFMDGTINKFTGHVDIEDNELEDASIEFALDVNIKPTKLDQIDSYLKLNDFFNTNEYPVISFKSTSFQKVNRNINFLKGNLTIRNITKVVELDAAFIGINTENGVQKAAFEIIGKINRKDFDLPFNSYTQTGGLAKGQDINLIANLEFTA, encoded by the coding sequence ATGAAAACAAAATGGACAATTGATTCAAGCCAATCCGATGTATTAATTAAAAACAGACACTCCACAATTGCGTTTATGGACGGTACAATCAACAAATTTACAGGTCACGTAGATATTGAGGATAATGAACTTGAAGATGCCTCGATCGAATTTGCTTTGGACGTAAATATTAAGCCAACAAAACTGGATCAAATTGACAGCTACTTGAAATTGAATGATTTTTTCAATACAAATGAATATCCAGTTATTAGTTTCAAGTCGACCTCATTTCAAAAAGTAAATAGAAACATTAATTTTTTGAAAGGGAATCTAACTATTAGAAACATCACCAAAGTTGTTGAATTAGATGCTGCATTTATTGGGATTAACACAGAAAATGGCGTTCAAAAAGCTGCTTTCGAAATAATTGGAAAGATAAATCGCAAAGATTTTGACTTACCGTTCAATTCCTATACACAAACCGGAGGTTTAGCAAAGGGACAAGATATCAACCTGATTGCTAATTTAGAATTCACCGCTTAA